One Methylocaldum marinum DNA window includes the following coding sequences:
- a CDS encoding redoxin domain-containing protein → MKKIFAPLCLLLTLCSAPLYAENQTQPFKAGTLNEILKARQGKPFMLMFWSLDCTSCMKDLDALSASMKKHPKLDLVMVSTDEAEFSGEVAEVLEKHKLGQVESWIFDESNAQRLRYEVDPSWYGELPRSYFYDAGHNRLPVSGAITTEHIDAWVAAVKP, encoded by the coding sequence CTTTGCCTGCTCCTGACGCTGTGTTCAGCTCCGTTATACGCCGAAAATCAAACGCAGCCGTTCAAAGCCGGCACTCTCAACGAAATTTTGAAAGCTCGACAGGGAAAACCTTTCATGCTCATGTTCTGGTCCCTGGATTGCACGAGTTGCATGAAAGACCTGGATGCCCTTTCGGCCTCGATGAAAAAGCATCCGAAACTGGACCTGGTCATGGTTTCCACCGACGAGGCCGAATTTTCCGGCGAGGTGGCCGAGGTGCTGGAAAAACACAAACTTGGCCAGGTCGAATCGTGGATCTTCGACGAGTCAAACGCACAGCGACTGCGCTACGAAGTGGACCCCTCCTGGTACGGCGAACTACCCCGCAGTTATTTCTACGATGCGGGTCACAACCGCCTGCCGGTCAGTGGTGCCATAACGACCGAGCATATCGATGCCTGGGTCGCGGCGGTCAAACCCTGA
- a CDS encoding NlpC/P60 family protein: MSGLANVFPQQKQELTMAMTLRRGDRGPEVQRLQELLNTRLKPIPRLRPDGDFGALTEAVVREYQVSVGLGIDGIVGPRTWAALEKGLVTPMPAAIPGHYPDAPWMAVAGKEIGQKAVAGRAYNPRILDYHATTTLRAQSDETAWCSAFVNWCLRQAGITGTNSAGAASWLTWKGGQPVGPRPGAITVIHNPRMVNTRLSRSGNHVGFLLQDTGSHYKLLGGNQKAMVKTSSFPKSSWHLKGYRWPKQ, encoded by the coding sequence ATGTCCGGATTGGCAAACGTGTTCCCACAACAAAAACAGGAGTTGACTATGGCAATGACATTACGGCGCGGCGACCGCGGGCCCGAAGTACAGCGGTTGCAGGAACTGTTGAATACCCGCCTGAAGCCTATCCCTAGATTGCGGCCGGACGGTGATTTCGGTGCTCTTACGGAAGCGGTTGTCCGTGAGTACCAAGTGTCCGTCGGCCTCGGTATTGACGGAATCGTCGGACCGCGCACTTGGGCAGCATTGGAAAAGGGTCTCGTCACGCCGATGCCCGCAGCCATTCCGGGCCACTACCCGGATGCGCCGTGGATGGCGGTCGCCGGGAAAGAGATCGGACAGAAGGCAGTTGCCGGCAGAGCGTACAATCCGCGCATTCTGGATTACCACGCCACGACCACGTTGCGAGCGCAATCGGATGAGACCGCATGGTGTTCGGCATTCGTCAATTGGTGTCTACGGCAAGCCGGCATTACCGGAACCAATTCCGCGGGCGCCGCCAGTTGGCTGACATGGAAGGGAGGACAACCGGTTGGCCCCCGCCCCGGCGCCATTACCGTCATCCATAACCCTCGCATGGTCAATACCCGTTTATCTCGATCGGGCAATCATGTCGGATTTTTGCTGCAGGACACCGGCAGCCACTATAAGTTGCTGGGCGGTAATCAAAAGGCGATGGTG